DNA from Nitrospira sp.:
CGACTGGGTGTCCAGGGCGGAGGTCGCCTCGTCCAGGATCAAAATCGGCGGGTCGCGAAGGATGGCCCTGGCGATCGCCAGCCGCTGGCGCTCTCCGCCCGACAGCTTGAGCCCACGCTCTCCGATCAAGGTATCGTACCCCTCCGGCATCCGGACGATGAACTCATGGGCATAGGCCAGCTGGGCGGCCCGCATCACCTCTTCCGGCGTCGCGCCCTGCCGCCCATACCCGATGTTGTTGCGGACCGTATCGTCGAACAGCACAACTTCCTGAGAGACGATCCCAATCTGTCCTCGCACCGAACGCAGGGTACAGGCGTGGAGATCGACTCCGTCGATCAGAATCTGCCCACCGGTCGGCTCGTAGAATCTGGGCAGCAGGCTCACCAGCGTGGTCTTGCCGCTGCCGCTGCTGCCCACGAACGCGACCACTTCGCCTGCCCGGATCGTCAAGTCGATGCCGGTCAGTGCCGCGTCGCTCTGGCCCTCATAGCGAAACACGACTTGTCTGAACTCGAGAGAGCGGGAAATCGACGGCAGATCTTTATGCCCCCCGTTGGCATCCTGCTCGGTCGGGAGATCGAGCACTTCAAATACCCGCTCGGCCGCCGCGAGCGCCTGCTGCACCGTATTGTTGGCGCCCGACAACCTTTTGATCGGCGTATAGGCCATGAACATGGCGGCCAGGAACGAGAAGAAGGCGCCGGGAGTCATTTCATCATGGATGACCAGGTACCCGCCGTACCAGATGATCCCCGCCACGCCGAGCACACCGATCACTTCCATATGGGAGGAACCAAGCGACGACACCTGAATGGCCTTCATCGTCGTGGTGATGAAGGCGTCGTTATTCTGCCGAAACCGCTTGGCCTCTTCCTCTTCCCTGCCGAACGACTTCACCATGCGAATACCGGCCAAGGCCTCTTGAAGCGTCGAGGCCATGTCGCCCATGCGCTCCTGCCCGCGCGTCGCGAGCTTCCGCAACCGCTGTCCCATCCGTACCATGGTCGCGACGGAGAGCGGCACGACAATCATCGAAACCATCGCCAGTTTCCAGTTTTGATAGACGATCACTCCGATCATCGCCAGGAACGTCAGCCCCTGTTGGAACAGGTCTTTCAGGACTCCGGCGATGGCGTTGGCCATCTGGTTCACGTCGTTGATGACGCGCGACACCAGGCGGCCGGACGTATTGGTATCGTGGAATCGAACCGGCAACCGGACCAGCTTGGTGAAGAGCTGTTCCCGGATGTCGCCGATCACCTGGTTCCCGACGTAGTTCATCAAATAGTTCTGACCGTAGTTGAACAGGCCCTTGAGCACCGCCACGGTCAGGATCGCGATGGGCAGCACCAGCAGCAAACTTTCGTCCTTGCTGATGAACAGGCCGTCGAGCACCGGGCGCACCAGCCAGGCATAGGCGCCGGAGAGTCCGGCCACCAACAGGGCGCAGACGAACGCAGCCCCCAGCCTGAGTCGATAGGGGTCCAGATATTTGAGCAGCCGAAGATATTGTTTCATGTTCGGCACTCGGCCAGGACCGCTTCCGCCGCGCGACGCGAAGCGCCGGGTGCACCCAGCGCCTGCCGCACCGACGACAAGGCGACCTTCATGTCCTCATAGGCGCGAGCATCCGTCAACAGCCGTTCGGTTTCCTGCACCAACCGCTCCGGCGTCGCCTCGTGATGGATCAATTCCGGCACGATTCCCCGGCCCGCGACCAGGTTGGCGAGTCCGATCCAGGGCACCCGGATCAACCGACGAGCCAGTTGATAGGTGATCCAGGAGGGGGCCCGATAGAACAACACCATGGGGGTCCCCACCACCGCCGCCTGCAGGGTGGAGGTTCCCGACTTGACCACGAGCAGATCGGAGGCCGCCATGACTTCACTGGCCTGATTGCGGAAGACCCGAATGGGAACCGGGCTGTTTCGCAACAGCTCATTGAGCAACTGATCCTGGATCGAGGAGGCTTGCGCAAGGATGAATTGTACGGCCGGGTGCCGTTCCGCGAGACGCTTCACCGTCTCCAACAACAGCGGCATGTGCTCGTACAATTCGCCCTTTCGACTGCCGGGAAACAGTCCGATCACCGGCCCGTCATTCTTCAACCCGAACTGCCGGCGCAACGCCTGTCGATCGTAGGAGGGAGCCACCTCGTCCAGCAAGGGATTGCCGACGAACGTGCAGCGCACGCCGGCCTGTTTGTAGAGCAGCTGCTCGAACGGAAGAATCGCGAGCACATGGTCCACGCGCCGCTGAATCCAGCGCATCCGCCCCTGCCGCCAGGCCCAGACCTGCGGCGCAATATAATACAGGACCCTGAGCCCACAGGCCTTGGCCACCCGCGCGAAATGGAAATTCAAACCGGGGTTATCGATCAACACGACGAGATCCCAGCGCTCCCCTTGGATCAAGCGCCTGATCCGAAAAATCCGCTGCAGCATCGCCTTCACAGCGGACAGGCCGATGAGCCCCATCACATCCAATTGCGGGATATCCTTGACCAACTCCGCGCCGGCCGCCCGCATCGACGCGCCCCCGATGCCGATCACCTGCAGGGAGGGAGACAGCTCTTTCAACTCCTTGACCAAGTGGGCTCCGTGCAGGTCGCCGGAGGCTTCTCCGGTCACGATCAGGATGCGCGGCATGTCGATAGTCTCACACGGACAGACAGAGGCGCGACAACCTTATCCATTCTTCCGGCCCGGCACCGACTCCGGCGCAACACCCGTCTGATGACGTTGGGTAAATTGACCGATGGCCTCCAGTACAAGCCCGGCGAGGGTGAGCGCCGCCGCTCCGTCCTCGCCGGAGACGACGGGACGCGACCCGGTCGTCACCGCCTGGAGGAACGAGTCCAGTTCCAGCCGCAGCGGCTCTTCATCGCCGGCCTGGAAGGGTTCGACATCGATCGTCGGCCGCGCCCCGCCGCCTTGCACCCGACGTGACACGACGGCCTGGCGCGTTTGGAAATCGATCGACACATAGCGGTCGCGCTGAAAGACCCGCAACCGTCGCATCTTGTTGGTCGAGACCCGGCTCGCCGTCAAATTGGCGACGCAGCCGCCGGCAAAGGCAATACGAGCATTGGCGATATCGATGGTGGAGGAGAGCACAGGCACGCCCGCCGCCCGCACTTCTTCGACCGGCCCAGGATTGAAGGACAACACGAGATCCAGGTCGTGAATCATCAGATCCAGCACCACATCGACGTCGGTCCCCCGTTCCCCGAACGCGCTCAACCGGTGACATTCGATAAAGGCGGGTCGTTCGATATGGGGCCGCATGCGCTGCATGATCGGGTTGAACCGCTCACTATGCCCGACCTGCAAGAGACAGCCGCATCGCGCGGCCAGCTCGACCAGTTCGCGGGCTTC
Protein-coding regions in this window:
- a CDS encoding Oxidoreductase, Gfo/Idh/MocA family, whose protein sequence is MKRLRAGVVGVGHLGQHHARHYASLPGAVLVGVFDVEPSRAKLIADRHGVQAWTQLRDLLDNVEVVSVAAPTSAHFAAVKACLEAGKHVLVEKPIAVTPAEARELVELAARCGCLLQVGHSERFNPIMQRMRPHIERPAFIECHRLSAFGERGTDVDVVLDLMIHDLDLVLSFNPGPVEEVRAAGVPVLSSTIDIANARIAFAGGCVANLTASRVSTNKMRRLRVFQRDRYVSIDFQTRQAVVSRRVQGGGARPTIDVEPFQAGDEEPLRLELDSFLQAVTTGSRPVVSGEDGAAALTLAGLVLEAIGQFTQRHQTGVAPESVPGRKNG
- a CDS encoding lipid-A-disaccharide synthase; translated protein: MPRILIVTGEASGDLHGAHLVKELKELSPSLQVIGIGGASMRAAGAELVKDIPQLDVMGLIGLSAVKAMLQRIFRIRRLIQGERWDLVVLIDNPGLNFHFARVAKACGLRVLYYIAPQVWAWRQGRMRWIQRRVDHVLAILPFEQLLYKQAGVRCTFVGNPLLDEVAPSYDRQALRRQFGLKNDGPVIGLFPGSRKGELYEHMPLLLETVKRLAERHPAVQFILAQASSIQDQLLNELLRNSPVPIRVFRNQASEVMAASDLLVVKSGTSTLQAAVVGTPMVLFYRAPSWITYQLARRLIRVPWIGLANLVAGRGIVPELIHHEATPERLVQETERLLTDARAYEDMKVALSSVRQALGAPGASRRAAEAVLAECRT
- a CDS encoding Lipid A export permease/ATP-binding protein MsbA, translating into MKQYLRLLKYLDPYRLRLGAAFVCALLVAGLSGAYAWLVRPVLDGLFISKDESLLLVLPIAILTVAVLKGLFNYGQNYLMNYVGNQVIGDIREQLFTKLVRLPVRFHDTNTSGRLVSRVINDVNQMANAIAGVLKDLFQQGLTFLAMIGVIVYQNWKLAMVSMIVVPLSVATMVRMGQRLRKLATRGQERMGDMASTLQEALAGIRMVKSFGREEEEAKRFRQNNDAFITTTMKAIQVSSLGSSHMEVIGVLGVAGIIWYGGYLVIHDEMTPGAFFSFLAAMFMAYTPIKRLSGANNTVQQALAAAERVFEVLDLPTEQDANGGHKDLPSISRSLEFRQVVFRYEGQSDAALTGIDLTIRAGEVVAFVGSSGSGKTTLVSLLPRFYEPTGGQILIDGVDLHACTLRSVRGQIGIVSQEVVLFDDTVRNNIGYGRQGATPEEVMRAAQLAYAHEFIVRMPEGYDTLIGERGLKLSGGERQRLAIARAILRDPPILILDEATSALDTQSERIVQMALANLMKNRTTLVVAHRLSTIQNADRIVVLDHGTIVEVGSHEELLRKGGMYKRLHAMQFAEVLPE